In the Actinomycetota bacterium genome, GCCGGACGACCCCTCGAGAAAGCGCCCCGATGGACCCGGACCGGCGGCCCGAGCACCTGCTCGGCGTGCTGCTCGACGCCTACTGGACCTCGCTCGCCTCCGACCCGCTGCCGGCCCTGCTCCTGACCGGCCTGGTGTCGCTGGCCGGGGTCCTGACGGTCCTGCTCGGCCACATCGTCGGCGACCTGGCCGCCCAGGTCGCGCGGGTCCTGGCCTGACGGTCAGAGCTGGGCGGCGCCGCTGGCGGCCAGGGCCAGGCCGACGACCACGATCACCGAGGCGGTGGCGGCCGGGAGGAGCCGGCCGAGGCGGGCCAGGAGCGACCCCGCCGGGAGGTTGAGGCGGCGCTCCATCCGGGTCCGGAGATGGGCCAGGAGCAGGCCGACCCCGGTGAGGGTGGCGGCCATGCCGAGCCCGTAGGCCACCACCAGGGCGACCCCGAACCAGGCCTGGCCGAGGGCGATCCCGCCCAGCAGCACCACCACCGCCGACGGGCTCGGCACCAGCCCCCCGGCCAGGCCGAGGGCCACCAGCCCCCGCCGGCCGAGCGGCCGCCCGGCGACCCCGTGGTCGTGGTCATGGTCGTGGTCGTGCCCGTGCCGGTGGGGATGGTCGTGCCCGTGGGCGTGCCGGTGCCCGCTGCGGGCGCGGACGAGCAGCCCGAGGCCGACGGCGGCCAGGAGGAGACCGCCGCCCAGGCCGAGCCAGGGGTAGACCCGCTCGGACGCGACCGCCCGGGAGGTGCTGAGGACCAGGCCGAGGATGAGCACCCCGGCGGTGTGGGTGAGGGTGACCGTGGCCCCGATGGTCGCCGCCTGGCGCAGGCTGCCGCGCAGCCCCACCAGGTAGGCGGCCATGACCGTCTTGCCATGCCCGGGCGCCACCGCATGCGCCGCCCCCAGCCCCACCGCCAGCAGCAACGCCGCCACCGCGAACCCGGGCGACAGCGACCGTTCGCCCACCAGCGCCGTGAACGCCGCCGTGGCCCGGTCCACCCCACCCCGGGACAGCGGTCCTGGAGCCTCGGCCGGGGTCCCGGTCCCCGCCCCCGGGGGTGCGGCACCGGCCGGTCCCTCGGCCGCTGGGGCCGGGGGACCACCTGGCCGGTAGCGGAGGCTGGCGCTGCGCTGGTCGAGGGGGGAGCTGAGCTGGTCCTCCGGGTAGGTGGTGAGGCGGGCGCTGGGGCTGGGGGCGGGGACGTCGGCGGCTTCCAGGGTGGCGCGGTCGCCGACGGCGGTGACCTCGCGCCAGCCGACCCGGTCCTGGAGGTTGGTGTCGGCGTAGGCGAGGGACCCGCCGGCCGGCAGGGGGGCGGACAGGGCGCACTCCAGGCGCAGGGTCTCCAGGCCGCCGACGCCCTCGGGGAAGCGGAGGGCCGACCCGGCGACGGCCAGCGGCGCGGCCCGCCCGTCGACCGTGGCCCGGAGGCCGGCGGCCAGGCGGGGGCACTCGCGGGCGCGCCAGGCGGCGGCCTCGGTGTCGGCGACCTCGCCGTCATGGTCGGCGTCGATCGCCTGGCGGGTCTGGAAGGCGGGGATCTCGGCCATGTCGACCACGTAGTCGACGACCAGCCGGTCGGGCCCGACCCGGAGCCCGCTTGCGGTGTTGACGGTGAAGTTCCCCAGGGGATGGGCCGCCGCCCCGGCCGCCCCGGCCACCAGCAGGAGTGTGGCGAGGGCGGCCAGGACGGCGCCGCGGCGCGCGATCGGCCTCACCGGCCGCTCGTCCGGCTTGGGGCGGGCAGGCGGAGCCGCCCGGCCAGGGCCAGCGCGGCGGGCTGGTCGCGCACGGTCAGGTAGGGGGAGATCTCGAACGCCTCGGCCAGGTGGCGGCGGGCGGCCGCGGTCATGCCCAGGTCGGCCTCGACGGCGGCCAGGTGGTACCAGAGCAGCGCGTCGCGGGTGCCGAGCCGGACCGCGGCCCGGGCGTGGGGCAGGGCCTGGCGGGGCTTGCCGGCCTGGCGGAGGGCCCAGCCGAGGGCGTCGGAGGCGTGGATGGTGGGTCGCCCGGCCAGGGCGCGCCGGGCCAGGGCGACGGCCCGGGCCGGGTCGGCACCCTTGTCGCGGGCGTGGTCGGCCTCGAACCGGGCCAGCTCCAGGTCGACCTCGACCCCGTTGGCCTGGTTGAGGCGCTCGATCACGCGGACCAGCCGGTACTGCTCGCCGGCGCCGCGGGCGTCGCCGAGGGCGGCCCGGACGTCGCCGAGCAGGGCGACGGTGGCCGGCAGGGGCAGGCTGGCCGCGACCGGCCCGAGCCGCCGGGCCGCGCCGGCCAGGTCCCCGCGGGCGGTCGCGGCCCTGGCCAGGCCGACCTCGGCCAGCCCGTAGCCGGGCAGCCCCTCCAGGGCCCGCCGGTAGGCGGCCTCGGCCGGGGCCAGGCGTCCCGCCCCCAGGTGCAGGTTGCCGATCAGCGTCTGGACATAGGCCCGGCCGGTGGCGGCGTCGCCGCCGGCGGCGGCCGCCTGGACCATGGCCGCGACCGCCCCGGCGGGGTCGCCGAGCAGCTCGCGGGCGTAGGAGACCCGGGCCAGGCTGCCCTGGGTCGGCTTGCGGTCGACCATCGCCTGGGCGGTGACGACGGCCGCCTGGTAGCGGCCCAGCTCGACCTGGGCGTCGAAGACGACCCCGAGGGCGTCGGGCAGGTCGGGGTTGGCCTTGGCCGCCCTGGTGCCCCAGGCGAGCGCGGCCTTGAAGTCGTGGCGGCCGAGCTCGAGCAGGCCGCGGGCGACCATGGTGTCGGGGTCGCCGGGGGCCAGGCGGGCCGCCTGCCCCAGCACCCCGGCCGCCTTGGCGTAGAAGGTGGGGTCGGCCGTCTCCCGGGCCCGGGTCACGTAGGCGACGCCGAGGCGGGTGAGCAGGCGGGGCTCGTCGGGCCGGCGGCGCAGCTCGGCCTGGAGGCGGGCCACGAGGGCGCCGCTGTCGGCGGCCGCGACCGGCGGCCCCGGCCGGGCCCCGCCGCCGCCCTCGCCGGCGACCAGGAACCGGCCGGCCAGCACCCC is a window encoding:
- a CDS encoding sulfite exporter TauE/SafE family protein, which encodes MRPIARRGAVLAALATLLLVAGAAGAAAHPLGNFTVNTASGLRVGPDRLVVDYVVDMAEIPAFQTRQAIDADHDGEVADTEAAAWRARECPRLAAGLRATVDGRAAPLAVAGSALRFPEGVGGLETLRLECALSAPLPAGGSLAYADTNLQDRVGWREVTAVGDRATLEAADVPAPSPSARLTTYPEDQLSSPLDQRSASLRYRPGGPPAPAAEGPAGAAPPGAGTGTPAEAPGPLSRGGVDRATAAFTALVGERSLSPGFAVAALLLAVGLGAAHAVAPGHGKTVMAAYLVGLRGSLRQAATIGATVTLTHTAGVLILGLVLSTSRAVASERVYPWLGLGGGLLLAAVGLGLLVRARSGHRHAHGHDHPHRHGHDHDHDHDHGVAGRPLGRRGLVALGLAGGLVPSPSAVVVLLGGIALGQAWFGVALVVAYGLGMAATLTGVGLLLAHLRTRMERRLNLPAGSLLARLGRLLPAATASVIVVVGLALAASGAAQL